A genomic stretch from Pochonia chlamydosporia 170 chromosome 4, whole genome shotgun sequence includes:
- a CDS encoding ribosomal protein L49/IMG2 (similar to Metarhizium robertsii ARSEF 23 XP_007820941.2), with translation MHQYVSRALARGSSCLLKPSFCGIALTTPPNFQTCKLAPAQSSRSLTTATSKGTRSYTPISRGPTPPPTKSPEEFTGSPYIVRRTPSAQLPVYRRFTSGGNREVVFIKKVDGDRKKLLEDLVESLGVSRGDIRLNPLTQHLELKGNFYDRTKSWLLERGF, from the exons ATGCATCAATACGTCTCTCGAGCCCTCGCAAGAGGGTCAAGCTGCCTCCTCAAGCCGAGCTTCTGTGGAATCGCTCTCACCACCCCACCCAACTTCCAAACCTGCAAACTCGCCCCTGCGCAATCCTCACGGTCCCTTACCACCGCCACCAGCAAAGGTACTCGCAGCTACACACCTATAAGTCGCGGTCCCACCCCTCCTCCTACGAAGTCGCCCGAAGAGTTTACAGGCTCTCCTTACATAGTTCGCCGCACGCCATCAGCACAACTGCCCGTCTACCGACGGTTCACGTCAGGAGGCAATCGCGAGGTGGTCTTCATTAAAAAGGTGGATGGTGACCGcaagaagctgttggaggaTCTGGTAGAGTCCCTTGGTGTGAGCAGGGGCGATATTAGACTCAATCCATTGACACAACACCTGGAGCTTAAG GGCAATTTCTACGACAGGACCAAGTCATGGTTATTAGAGCGCGGATTCTAG
- a CDS encoding ARID/BRIGHT domain-containing protein (SWI1) (similar to Cordyceps militaris CM01 XP_006666219.1) has product MSAWMNDAVPNHNGNGFPHINDPNSAGAMMDPSAFMANPGQFNPGQFPNQQQMAGMQNGPMRHGSPTYQNQTQNQTPNPNQNPNQNPVYQTNSVIPSKRPRPREDSVTGSPGHNPGMQPPSRSETPQQQTFAGFQQGAGAMPQQNPSQFPHLQANGSANASPSPIMGNQMRPGNVPQRVATASPHPFSPGPQQQFSGSQASPIPSEHGTPQPNQYMQNMPPGYNPGYAQSPSNPRPSPNPNAMAGAPAGGQMMPQQMGQMPQHMGQMPPNMYQQMQQQMQQQQQGQQPGQQQPGQQQQQPGQPRQQGMMDQQKMAAYQMRLHQQLQGNIQMQAQMQAQGMGRGMMPKQQMPGMPNGQMPQGAMRQQPRPMGNINPEQFMKNLTTLMTAKGLPLDTNPIVGDRPVNLVMLFQLVQSKGGYKNVTAANGWAMCAQALGLPAQIPTVAPTLKQVYERNLAKFEEVWIAQQKHRMMQQNAGMAGPGTPQKQMQPGQQQMNQGQMPQGQQQQTPHMQQQTPMKPGQPPVNGFSTPQPPQQQQQQPHQQPPQQPQLPPHAQQQPPQQQSQQQQPMAQQQQQQHTPNANSVSGHRNSMSRGMDAPAPNDYSMQSPAHARPGSVSVDGRQATPMSAVGVEHHMPRMPPKPEDYSPCARELSTYGGVDLHAANLLGAELERWEPTVPSVNELGNIDISALTRSIQCGIHGEVRLALDTLATISSSPNQGHFLHLRACDDLVEALVDCAESQVDLLVENTAEVTDEIQLTAYEDVVRSCRIERWAVRDVPAFGSTEYEMDRAVDRLICIMTILRNVSFPGENNDNHIVLCEESVVKMLCSIIRYLGTRTMLLRTHANTLDFMKDVVVLLSNIASQLEIPGREQALSLVQFLLTFAPIPGPTMSNDSLTFTPYDPSIHSYLPHAVDALAKLLARDEPNRGFYKALFAVDSSSPLANELLIRTFALAISPLPDKAKEQFRPTTFPPLFETRKPFLMQGLLGAEIIASLVPGSEPGMARALLASGNCLAQNLIKLIQELSILYEKPPPPARGGSRAAAARKDPELVYIVVVAVSLLRRLAEKARDSAGTATSGIAELLPQPQMLMDALMMQSPEWTKEGLLPQLTAVLNLDG; this is encoded by the coding sequence ATGAGCGCCTGGATGAACGACGCCGTCCCCAACCACAATGGAAACGGCTTCCCTCACATCAACGATCCCAACTCTGCCggtgccatgatggatcCCTCTGCCTTTATGGCCAACCCGGGTCAGTTTAACCCGGGACAATTTcccaaccagcaacagaTGGCTGGTATGCAGAATGGTCCAATGCGACACGGCTCGCCGACGTACCAGAATCAAACCCAGAACCAAACCCCGAACCCGAACCAGAACCCGAACCAGAATCCCGTCTATCAAACCAACTCCGTAATTCCATCAAAACGACCTCGTCCCCGCGAAGATAGCGTCACCGGGTCGCCTGGCCACAATCCGGGCATGCAACCGCCGTCGCGTTCGGAAACGCCGCAACAACAGACTTTTGCTGGCTTCCAGCAAGGCGCTGGTGCCATGCCTCAGCAGAACCCAAGCCAATTCCCTCATCTGCAAGCTAATGGCTCTGCCAATGCCAGCCCATCTCCTATCATGGGAAATCAGATGCGACCGGGAAATGTCCCGCAACGAGTTGCTACCGCGTCACCTCATCCCTTTTCACCTGGCCCACAGCAACAGTTCAGTGGCTCGCAAGCATCTCCCATTCCCTCTGAGCATGGCACGCCACAACCAAACCAGTACATGCAAAACATGCCTCCCGGATACAACCCCGGGTACGCGCAATCGCCTTCAAATCCTCGTCCGTCTCCCAATCCCAACGCGATGGCTGGCGCTCCTGCTGGCGGTCAGATGATGCCTCAGCAGATGGGACAAATGCCACAGCACATGGGCCAGATGCCGCCCAATATGTATCAACAAATGCAACAACAgatgcagcaacaacaacaggGCCAGCAGCCAGGTCAGCAACAACCCggtcagcaacaacagcagccaggTCAACCGAGACAACAGGGGATGATGGATCAACAGAAGATGGCGGCGTACCAAATGCGTCTGCATCAGCAATTACAAGGCAATATTCAGATGCAGGCACAAATGCAAGCCCAAGGTATGGGCCGCGGCATGATGCCGAAGCAGCAGATGCCTGGTATGCCCAACGGCCAAATGCCTCAAGGCGCTATGAGACAGCAACCGAGGCCAATGGGAAACATTAATCCTGAACAATTTATGAAGAACCTGACAACTCTGATGACTGCGAAAGGACTGCCTTTGGACACGAATCCCATTGTCGGTGACAGACCGGTCAATCTCGTCATGCTGTTCCAGCTCGTACAATCCAAGGGTGGCTACAAGAATGTGACTGCGGCCAACGGTTGGGCAATGTGTGCCCAGGCTTTGGGGCTGCCGGCGCAAATACCTACCGTAGCACCGACCTTGAAGCAAGTTTATGAGCGAAATCTGGCAAAGTTCGAGGAGGTTTGGATCGCACAGCAAAAACACAGGATGATGCAGCAGAATGCAGGCATGGCCGGTCCAGGAACGCCTCAAAAGCAGATGCAGCCAGGTCAGCAACAAATGAATCAAGGACAGATGCCGCAaggccagcagcagcaaacgCCTCACATGCAACAACAAACCCCAATGAAACCTGGCCAACCTCCCGTCAATGGATTCTCGAcccctcaaccaccacagcaacagcaacaacaacctcatcagcaaccaccacagcagCCTCAGCTTCCCCCTCAcgcacaacaacaaccacccCAGCAGCagtctcaacagcagcaacctatggcacaacaacaacagcaacaacataCCCCGAATGCCAATTCGGTATCGGGGCACAGGAACAGCATGTCAAGAGGCATGGATGCCCCCGCACCCAACGACTACTCTATGCAATCTCCGGCACATGCTCGACCCGGTAGTGTCTCTGTTGATGGCCGACAAGCCACTCCCATGTcagctgttggtgttgaacaTCACATGCCTCGAATGCCTCCGAAACCGGAAGACTATAGCCCTTGCGCAAGAGAGCTGTCAACGTATGGTGGAGTTGACCTTCATGCTGCCAACCTTCTGGGTGCTGAGTTGGAGCGATGGGAACCGACCGTACCCTCTGTGAATGAGctgggcaacattgacatcTCTGCCCTGACCCGCAGCATCCAGTGCGGTATTCATGGCGAGGTACGCCTGGCTCTGGATACACTGGCAACGATTTCGTCGTCACCAAACCAGGGGCACTTCCTGCATCTCAGAGCTTGTGATGATTTAGTTGAGGCTTTGGTAGACTGCGCAGAGTCTCAAGTAGATCTACTTGTTGAGAACACAGCGGAGGTCACTGACGAAATTCAACTCACAGCATATGAAGACGTTGTAAGAAGCTGCCGAATTGAACGATGGGCTGTGAGGGACGTCCCTGCCTTTGGAAGCACCGAGTATGAAATGGACCGAGCTGTGGATCGATTGATTTGCATAATGACGATATTGCGCAACGTTTCATTCCCCGGAGAGAACAACGATAACCACATCGTCCTATGTGAAGAATCCGTCGTCAAGATGCTCTGCTCCATCATTCGCTACCTCGGTACTCGGACAATGCTTCTGCGGACACACGCCAACACACTTGATTTTATGAAGGACGTGGTGGTTCTGCTCTCAAACATTGCAAGCCAATTAGAGATCCCCGGTCGTGAACAAGCTTTGAGTCTTGTGCAATTTCTGCTCACTTTTGCTCCGATCCCGGGCCCAACAATGTCCAACGACTCGCTTACCTTCACGCCTTACGACCCAAGCATTCATTCCTATCTCCCCCATGCTGTTGACGCGCTAGCTAAGTTGTTGGCTCGTGATGAACCAAATAGGGGCTTCTACAAGGCGCTCTTTGCAGTtgattcttcttcaccgttgGCCAACGAGTTGCTCATTCGAACCTTTGCTTTGGCGATATCTCCGCTGCCAGATAAGGCTAAGGAACAATTCCGACCAACTACATTTCCGCCTCTGTTTGAGACGAGGAAGCCTTTCCTCATGCAAGGTCTCCTTGGCGCGGAAATCATAGCTTCTCTAGTGCCGGGATCTGAACCAGGAATGGCTCGAGCTCTTCTTGCATCTGGCAATTGTCTTGCGCAGAACCTCATCAAATTAATACAGGAACTTAGTATCTTGTACGAAAAGCCACCTCCGCCGGCCCGTGGAGGTAGTCGAGCTGCGGCAGCCAGAAAGGATCCGGAGCTCGTGTACATTGTCGTTGTAGCCGTTTCCCTTCTACGCCGTTTGGCCGAAAAGGCCAGGGATTCTGCTGGGACGGCAACGTCAGGTATCGCAGAATTGCTACCGCAACCGCAGATGTTGATGGACGCATTGATGATGCAATCTCCGGAGTGGACAAAAGAAGGGCTTCTCCCACAATTGACGGCGGTATTGAACTTGGATGGATGA